ctTGGCTGTGCAACCATGCCAGGAGAGCAGTTTTCTGCCTGAGCTGTCTCAGTGGCACTGTGAGGCCTGTGATGGAAGTGaagccaatctccaggaaggagtaggtcctgctgagaacatccctgggagtggacagcctgcgatccagctACACTGTGATCACTGTTAGCATGTTCCCTGTTTCCATCATCAGGTAGGTGagtgaggttcagggagaggagaaccATCAGGATTTGAGAACATGGGCGCACGAGTGGAGATGCTGGTGTGAAGCttctcccattcctgcagcaccctCAGACGCAGATGGGATGATTCTTGCCTCAGTACCATGGTGTTGGCGTTCAGTTGCTGGCATACAGGCATCTCACCCCTCTGAGATGTCCTGGGGAATCTGTCCAGCACCCATCCAAAAGAGtatggctttcctgtagctcctgtgctgtattttcctgtggttgtgctgggcaCCCCAGTCCCCTGACACAGCACTAGAGACCTTTTTTATTCATTCGAATGAGAGCCCTGAGTTAGCTTAGGACTCTGCAATGCAAAGATGGGCACTCATCTTAGCTTTGTAGTAACCTGGGCTCAAGTTGGTTGGAGCCTAGAGAGAGACCTCGCTCTCCTTATGGTGAGCTCCTCTGTTTGGTCAGCTGAGTAGGtctgcaggctgccagggacTGGTTGATTAAAGCAGGCTCAGATGTCCTGAATGTACACCTCTGGTGTCATTTCAGGTCACCAAGGATAGTTCTTCTCCAGCCCTCCTAGGCCatagctgatgctccagaaggatgtgggtcttttAGAATTGCTCCATAGGAGCTTGAAGACATTTGAACATGTCTTGGATCACCTCTGGCACCTCAGATGTCACCAGctctttgtgtgtgagcaactgattcctcccctccatctccatggattagaatgggagcttaatcaaggagctcccacacagacacaaATTCTGTGTGCACCTTAACTGAGGGaagaggaatcccacctcctctgggtCTGTGGCATGCACAGGAGGGAGATAAATTGCCCCAAAGCCTCTAACCAAAGAAGAAACACCTGcgttgactcatctgaatcactgCCCTACATGGTAAAATGAACCTCTCCCTATCACTTTCCACATGTCCTGCCCAATAACTGGGGAGGAGTAGGGATTTCCAGAGGAGGACAGTTTCCTCTCTCTTAGACAACAATGCTCTGATAGGAGAAATCACACTGCTggactccactgctctctccacagTTTAGAGAGGGAAGATAGGTGATTACTTTTATTTACTTCAAAGTGCATTCCCCAGGAGGAACTCtactgcctttcaggagctgtcagccctggagacCCCAGGGACATCTCGAGGAAGCCTGTGGGGTAAAGAAGTCACACCTTTGGttgtgcctctgctcctgagctgggccaggctcctgggatggagagagctcatggcaaccttgCAGGTGTCTAGGATGTGCCTAGAGCTGAAACCACAGGCATCGCTATTTAGAGTGCTCCTAGATCAAAGGCAGAGTCCAGGTGTGCAAGAGCGGGCAGCTCACCAGTGCCTTCCCTTCTACTTCATAGTCTTCTTTCAGGACTGATTTCCAGTGAGGTATTCCCTACGTGGGGTTTGGGGAGGAGCTGTCAGAGATCTTCTCACTTcccctcagtcctgctctgctcttttgTCAGCCCATGGGCACTGCCACAGTCCCTCCGCACTGGGTAAAGCTGAGTCTCCATGTGCCCTCCTCTGACCCCCGGTAGGAACAAGCAGTGCCTATCTCTGCTCACTCTAAAGTAGGTGCTCAGAGCAGGCCAGGGGAACAGAAGGAGAAGGTGCAATAGGCACAAGGGCACAAgtagcagcaagggaaatttcagcTGGGAAAAAACTGTCAGCATGAGAGTGGAGCAGCAGTGGTGCAGGGGCCCAGAAACTTTCAGAACTTGTCTGGACAAAGTGCTGACCAACATGATCTAACTGGGAAGTTAGCCATGCTCAGAGCAAGTGTGAGTATCAGTCTCCAGATGTCCCTCCTGACCCAGATCCTCTGGGATGGGTAAGAGGTCCCAGGACATGGTAGCAGACTCCTGTGGTGCTGAGGCCTTTCTAGCAGTTTGTCACTAGTAGATGAGGAGCTCTCTGTCACTCTCTAGTCTCTGTGAGGTGCGACTCAGTCACATGCTGGTCCCCATACCACCCTCACGCAGTGCCTTTCCTGAGGAGTGAAGGTGCCCCAAAGACCATCCTCAGCTCTGATCAGCTGGGAGGGGTGAAGCCACAATGCTCAGTGTGCAACAGCAGCCAAGGGGCACAGCAGCAAGACTAGGGAGAGGAAATGGGAGACATGTGGCTCTACATCAAGAGGCAAGTACAGCAGCCAGTGGAAAAGCTCTTCCATTTCCCACCTGCATCATTTGGCCGTGCATTTGAACCTTCTGCAGACACAGGCCCAAGAGCCACCGGCCAGCTCTGACCCTCTGGACCCTGACGCTCACAGTTCCCCATTACTACTGTGCTGCCACCAGGGATGGTTTTGGATGTGGAAGTCTCCCAGATGTGGCTGCAGAATGTCACCACCTGCTCTTGGAATTCAGGCTGAATCTCACTGTCATGAAACTCCTCCAAGGGTGGCAGGTCCCTCTTGCTGGCTGTCTGCtcaaaaacaaagcacttctcGTCTGGGAAGAAGTGGCGGATGCATTCCTGGGATGCTTATGGAGCTGAGCTTCCTGGCTGCTACCTGCAGAGATAGGACAGGGAGCAAGCTCATTGGGTTTGGGCTTTTGTTGCCTTACGCTGAAATGCAGGTGTCCAGAGCTGGACGCATCCTGCCCTTCCTGAAGCACAGCACTGAGCGCAGCACCATTCTCCTACCAGGCTTTAACTTCAGCGCATTCTCCAGGTACTGATCCTCAGAGATTTCCTTCCCAACCACCTTCAGTTGCAATGTGAAGTCCCACACGACCCAGACAAAggtcaggaagaactagaaaacTTTGTCGGAATCCTCCAGTTCATCTCCACTCTCCCCAGGTGTTGCTTTCACCTTTACATTCTCCGTCAGCTTCGTCACATAGCTGGGGTGCTGGCTAAGGAAACAGAGACCCTGGATCCTTGTTCAGGGAGgggttaaccctaaccctaacgccaccctccccagccatcagcatttaatgaggagaaggggagattctgcagggacagagaacagCCTGGAGTCACCAGCAGGAGTAGAGCTCAAAGCCTCAGCCCTGAGGTCTGGAGCACAGGATCCCTGAGGACCCAGAGCctggtcactgggcaccaccaggAGGTTCTGATCTCCCCATAAAAAGCAGCCATTTGAGGACCTGGGACGTGTGAACCCCTAAGCTACTGCTCAGGGAGATGGGgcctccctgttgctgctgccccACTGAGGACACTGCAGCTGGTCCTTGTCTTGCTGGTCAATGGTGCCCTTGCTGTTATAGACCAGAGTGCTGGACAGCAGTACAGCTAGCACAAAGATCCATGCGTCATTCTTGGTGTTGCCCTGGATCAACCTTGGCTCGTACCAAGAAACTCTGTGCAAGGCTCCCTAAGAGTGAGCAAAGCCCCAAATGCCCACGCCCTGAATGCCTAACCATGGGCCATGGCAGGGTCAGCTTTGTGGAGACACCCACACACATGACATCACCATGTCTTCCTATAGCTCTCTTATCTTCAACTCTTAACTCTCCGAGTTGCACAGCTTCTGATTATTAAAGTTCTCCCTGAGCTCCCCATTCCTGGTCTGCTGAAGTCTACCAGGAAGTGCTGAGGAATTTGGCAACTTGCCAACCCCATGAACCTTCTCCTAGCTCCTATGGCTGTCAGCACCACAGAGACAGCTCCAGTTCAAAAGACTGGGGATCCCTGCAAGGCACTAGAGTTCAAAGGGCCCACCAGCCTAATGGCTGCTGAGTAATCAAAGATCCAGAAggtggggaagagaaatgaatgatCCAGAATGAGGGAAGAGGTGGTGTTCCACCAAGCAGCATGGGTCCACCCACAGACAGGTTCCAGTagcctgcagacagccaggatACCAGATAGAACGAGGGCTCTGacagtcaaaggcagaggtgaaggatgccaGGCAGGACTTCATCAGCCAGAAGACTTTACCCAGTTagctctgcactagcctccttccccacagcctctgtctcttcctggcacaccagtgcaggcaatgagaacaccttgagtcctgccacatggctgggcccttgagagcttccaCAAAGTGCTCTGTAGGCACAAAAGGAAGTCTCTACTTCTCCCACACCTTCTCCACATCGCCCCACCCTTCAGTGTTCGGTAGCACCAGAGTGTGTccaggccagcagggctgaggcacaCACCACATCCAGATACCTTTGGTATGGGCCTGCATGGTGAAGCCCAGGAAGAAACCTGTGGAGAGGATGCAAGGGGCTCAGCAGTGTTAGATAGAGAGCAGGAAAAACCAAGGTATCTTGTCTGCCAGGGGCTGGGACCTGTGCGGCTCACCACCTCTCTCACCTGTCCGCTCATGAGCCAGCCTGTTCATGAGGTGGGACTTGCCAGCGCAGTGCAGCCCTGTgatggccaccaccaccacaggctACATGAACTATGACAGCACCTGCAGGGTCTTCTGCTGCACCACCAGCACCTGCCTCTGTGTGGTCTCAATCAGGCAGATGGGCACTTCTATGCGGATTTCAGATGCCATTGCTCATGACAAACACAGCTTGAGGAGGGGACAGGGAGACAGGTATTTGAGGCCTTAAAACATTCATCATAGTTTGTTTTCTCCATCtttagaagttaaaagaaaacaaaaaacattttaagatctTCATGGACTACAAAGGGAGCAAAAGATGTCAAGTCagaggcagagttcagctgtgtaaTTGTAGCAGGTCCAATGAAGCCATGATACTTATTCAATGCATTGTGCTTGGGAATTACAACAACATGTAAAAAACTTCTGGGCAAATTCCCCATGAAAACTGTTAGTCTTCCTGAGAATTACGTGCTATAACCTTGCATATTTCAATAAATGGCTTTTGGTTCTACAGCTTCCTCCTGCTTATGAGCGCTTGCTGTGCAAATAATCAGCAATCAGTTCacctccccacaacatcattaGCTTTCTGCGTGCCTGAGGtgctatgccttgatgttttctgaactgaagtcccataaggttcagaggcttgatcccaagaggagttatcaaaaagatggaaattttcctttgctggaaacaaATGTGGTTGTTTCAGTGACAGGGAGGACTATATAAAGGTTTCCTGACACCGCTGAACAGCCAGAATTAATCCTCTTTGAAACCACTGTATTCTATGTGAGCCACTAGACTACTATAACACTTCGGCTTTGCTAAAGATACAGTATATTCAGCTAGGATTTGGAATGAACAAAACTTATTAGAAAACCCTTTTCTGAATAAGAAAACATACAGGATTTCAGAATGATCCTCACTTACAAATCAGGTAACcaacttccctccctccctccctccctccctccattccttccttccttccttacttACTTACTTCcgcataattttcttttctcactaTTCTCAAACATGCCATTCCTTTCAGTGGGCTGGTACACAGGTGGCAGTTCCGGCATCAGTATTGGCCATCTACGTTACAACAGTTTCTAGTATTTGTTGAAACAGTTGGGGTGGAAAATCAAGGAATTCCTTTGtgtccctttccagactcagtatctgatctcttccatttatgaggcagcatcagctgatgatgcatcttATGGAAGAGGATTCTGGGAAATGGATGCGGCAGCTCAGGATAGAAAGATAGGAATTTACTGCTAagttattctctctttccctgcagggatggataaccagacagaggtgaggaagttcattCTCCTTTGCCTAAGCAATGTCcaagggctacagaaattcctgttcatACTATTTTTACTGCTGTACCTGTCTAGCCTActggggaatatggcaatcatgattgTAGTGGTACGTGAACCCcggctacacacccccatgtactttttcctcttcaacctctcctgcCTGGATATTTTTTACTCCACAGTTACCatgcccaagatgctggctgggttccTATCAGGGCACcagggcatttcttacactggctgcctaagccagctccacttcttcCACTTCCTGGGTAGCAGTGAAgctttgcttctggctgtcatggcctatgaccgttatgtggccatctgcaaccccctgcgctacaccctgatcatgagcccacgggcctgcctgcagctggctgcaGCCACCTGGGctactggcttccttcatgctctgatgcacacagtcatgacctcccggctccatttctgtggccccaaccacatccaaCACTTCTTCTGTGACATCAAACCCCTGGTGAGACTGGCCTGCAAtagcagccagctcaacctgGGCCTTCTCAGCATCATCACAGGGAGTCTTGCAATAGGCCCCTTTGTCTTCACACTCTTGTCTtacctatacattttttccttcctccgactgaaagtccagtccaaggagggaaggaggaaagccttctccacttgcatctcccatctcacagtagtggccttactctatgtccctgttatttttaactatgtgccaccttcctCAGGGAATTCACCCAGGCGGGACATGATAGCCACCCTTATGTATAATATTGTCACATcagtcctcaatcctttgatctacaccctgaggaatgtggaAGTGAAGCGTGctctaaagagaagacttttctccagagagtttctagcacagaaaatgttctgccttgcagcttgtgtggggtagtaggcaatggacaatgcaatgagaggagcttttggctcaagaatgtgttgtgcagaaatcCGCTTTTCACTCCCAACACCTTGGGTCCCTTCAGAAACGCCCTACCTACTGGATATGGTCTCATCTCTCCTACTTTGGGCAGTAGCAGTACTAAAAATGAACATATATTGGTGGAATAGCCATTCCCATTCATctagctggaaaagagaagacgctccagagagtgatacttcaataaaaacacctttattagagtgatttacctgcaaagtcacttgatttttcttttttttttctttttcttttaggcagctgaatcccacccccagtcagagctgtcaagagaagtcagggcatgattcatcttatcctaGAGCCGACAGACAGGGAGGAATTCATTCAGTTGGCCACATACAGACATGTATGTCATGCCGCTTGAAATACTCTAggtatctcagctggtgtctctctgctgctccagaaaggcataggTCTCTCATAGGCGCTATGCCAGATCTACCAGCCCTGTATGGATGTCAGATGTCCTAGGACCTCTAAAATGGTACTAGACACCTTTGCGTAGGCAACTTCATTTGCCAATAACTCGCATAATACATTGTGTCTCTTAATATGGGCATTCTGTACAGCATGGCAACAATATGGGAGCAAGTTTTGCTCTCCACCAAACAATGCCTGACGATCTTTTTTAGggtctcccctcttcctctagcCAGGAATTCCCTGGTAGCATTTACACTGGCTCATAGTTGCAACACAGTTACAAGCTTCCTATGGGGAATGCCTCTATAACTTTACTGCCCAGAATTACTGATAGTGTCATTTCCAAAGTTTGAAATACCACAActgacaggcgagtgaagagttaacaggactgaagtttgtcaattgatatgcagaagaactgatagcacaagagctgaccttgcacaaagctgctgaacagaggacttaacaggactaaagtcgtctaccaaccgatatgcgcaaggactgatatgtgcaaggctgcagaatgattaacaagactggagatgtgaagtctgccacctggaatctgcacagacccccagggagggaagaaacaatacggagatattgtggtcttgcctcgctagcagggtcctcccaagcagacaaacaaacagtcctgtgattgtgaaactcgcaaaaagtcagcaaaagcagtgtttgcccagagccccagccatataaaaagagacttggcagctaggagagtttgagcagggacgggaacgtaacctgatcatcctctccggctggaccatgagtattcccccccctccccttttcctgggacgctgggttaaggtaactcctggaggttgagagccctctcactaggaaagtgaacaagaaagctttcaagtagggataagcagtccttccaattaataacacagtaattgacggtttcaggttatcctttctaaattagtaactgatggttttcctttctaaattagtaatcgcattattttaatggatgttactaatccaagaacttgggtgaggaaataaacatcttttttattattattatattactgtctcagtcgttgctatcgaaccttcatagcatgacagcgtgacaacaaccttgacaatgtagcttggtccatttcacaaattcctccttcctccagttCTGTAGACTTGGGAAGATAACTTTTAGAGCGGGATCTCCCATTCTAAGACCACCTCGCCCTCTTCACGTGTGACTGGGATCACTCTGATCACTGTTTTATCCAAAACTGATGGTCTCTCATGTTTGCTGCACTCAGCTGCCACCAACAGTCTCTCAAAACCTTTATCAATACCTTCCTTTAGCTCTGCAGATCAAATAATTCTGTATTGGGAGTAGGTAATTCTATGCAGCCTACCAGCCTGCACATCTGGGATCAAACCAGCCAGCTGAGTGATCCCCAAGACAGTCTTTAGTATTTGGGTAGAACGTAGAATCACAGGTACAGGCAGGAAGATGTAACGAGCCTTTAGCTGCTGACTGAATACTCAAGTCAAGCCTGTGGAGGTACACCATGGTCCATGAGATAGATTGACTTTGTGATTGTTTAACACTTCAAGATATTGAccttctgcagtggttttaatgGTGCTTTTCCAATCCACCTTAACCAGGACTCACGTTTTTTCTTGCAGCTCGAGTCTTCAtatcccatttgtgagtgctgtaagatCTAGGTGGAGAGACAAGGGTGAGCGGATTGGGCCcagaaactggagtcagacctcaggTGATAATGGCtcctgtgtctgtggtgccagtaactgtggcaagagagggtcctagcatcagtcaccggagcaggaccatgggttgttgggccagtgtactcaaatatcagctactgagggtggccagggtgagtggagtgagggtctcagtgtcagcagctggagcagggatcaCAGGTCATAGTGCCCGTGTACCTTGGCAATAGCTGCAGGGGGAGGGGGACAAAGTGTTTGTATTTTCCCCTAACCTGGtatgcgcgcgcgcgcgtgtgtgtgtgtgtgtgtgtgtctgagataaacactcagcctcactactggttgaatttgcaaagaggagagcagcagctgtgcttgggcTGGAGAGGCCTCCCCTCagtgcaccaggctgggctccagtgccCAGACAGGAATCCTTGGGTCCCAGGGCCTGCTGGAGGCAGCGAATTTATAACATCCAgcaacaaaattacaattttgtaagggggtggggcacagaaagttgactagtgcattggagataccattatgtcaatatctaaagaaccacatggccaagacacagttactagttgaagcagcattgttcactcatgcaagcttcatagtaaaatcctttgcctatttgctaatctgaatcacaaagaccttgccaacaggcaataagattttgcacccattagaaaactaaaaaatatataattctgagccaaaaacattgatttttttcttctccactctgGAAACTGGCCAGCGTCTTGGGCATGACGGTGGAACACTGGCagatttcccaagcagaagtaCATGGGTTATGAAAGTGCtaatcagccacaaacagcacaatgatgaggatgttcccagacatggtcacaatgtaaatcatgaggaacactagaaagagaggtattgacatttgtaaaggtttccaaatgccagtaggatgaTTTTCCCTGACCTGGTTGTaatgtcctcattcattttttgtCACAAATTGCacctagaaaaatgaaaaacagattaaaagtcaggtaaaaagcattaatgggagtagttctacatgtattctgtatttgaaacacactgtagtgtgtttcattcagtgaagatcaaaactaaagaggaaaaatttctgccctcttttaagactcattttaaaagaggtatttgatgggggtgatggaagagtgtgaattgtcctcaaggtgtttctccttttgcacttactgcaggaagggtttttatgatttaggttcagaagagcagaccctcactccagcaggagtcaggagactgactcctaaaggatccatctcccttaccttcagacatctccagtacggacatccacagctggtgttgttgtttcaggttcattttacaaataaaagAGGACTTGCCGCCTGCCTAGACACACTTTTCTTGTGACACCTGAGATGCCATACAATACCTCCAGGGGCTGGTAAGTACAACACAAGGGAGAcccttggcttgtggagcagaaactggaggtcagacagaaaaCCTGGGGCCTCCCTGATAGTACAAGTTTCCTATGTGTGGACAAATAAATTGAGCCATAGATTTCCAtgtactgtaacaggagctttggagggatagctcacatgtgTGCACATATCCTGTAGACACATAAATGCAGATAGGTGAACCTGTTTTTAAGCCCACCCCTACCtcaggagatgaatcacacctgagaTATGACCAATTCCATCCATTACCTGCGCAAAGGCAATACAAGTTttggtatagatatctatacgctagaaatctgattttgggtggatgaatctcccatctaagactggagaaaataaataccttcttctttttgagcatttagctacCACGTAACTTACCttacagcagtgttaacactttggtgttctacacacaaaatagtagaaGATGTTATTGATTCAAAGCATTTGCAATCTTAGAATCATAGGATAATTGGAAGAGACCCCCAGAGGTCATCTGGTCtaaacccctcctcaaagcaggtgtaagcagatgaaattgttagggatttgtctggttaagtccTGAacacctccgaggatggagattccatgacctttctggggaacttcttccagtacttgaccactctcatggtaaataataatagtaacaataataacaaattaaataaaaacatatatatctaataagaatttcccatgttccagcttgtgtccCTTACCTCTTGTGCTATCActgtgcagatctgagatgagcctggctttgtcttctctgtatccgCTGATCAGGTAGTTGTAGAGAGCAAAAAGGTGTCGCattagccttctcctcctaaggctgaccaagcccagtttcctcaccatctccttgtacatcatgtgctcaagtcccctgagcatcttgagagcctccactggacttgctccagtatgtcaatgtcctTCATGgactggggagtccaaaactggacacaatgcttAGAGGTATTCTCACAAGTACTAaagagagggtaaggatcacttccctccgggcctgctgcctgcactcttactaatacacccAAGGTGTGGTTGGCCTTCATTTGTTGCAGTGACACACTGAAGGCTCGTTTTCaagctcttgtttttcagaatccccagatctttctctgcagacctgcttGCTAGATAGTGGgacacagcctgcactgttgcatggggttattccacccagattcaagccatagtatttgcttttccttcatttcaggaggttcctgttagcccatttctccagcctgtcaatgtccctctgaatagcagccatgccctccagtgcatcaggtccaacaaagcatctctcctagtcaGTTCATCAATCACcttcaccaagaaattatcttctgtgaattccagaaatctGCACAATTCCTTATGCCCAGCTGcactgcccttccagcagacatcAGGGGGGTTCGAATCACCCGTGAGTATACCAGGGACTCtgactgtgaggctttctcctgctgtaGTGACGAGCAagcaaagagttaacaggactaaagaagtttgTCAACTGGTATGTGCAAGGagtgatatgcgcaaggctgtggaatagaagaatagacaggactaaagaagtgtgCCACCTGATAAGTCCAGGGAATCAAAACTgcagggacccccagggagggaagaagcgatatggaggtattgtggtcttgcctcactagcagggtctttccaagcagaaaaacaaacagtcccGTGATTGTGGAACTCacaaaggtcagcaaaagcagtgtttgcccagagccccagccatgtaaaaagagacttggaagctaagagagtttgagcaggggatgggaacgtgacctgatcatcctctccagctgcaccgtgagtgtccccccccctccccttttcctgggacactgggttaaggtaactcctggaggttgagagtcctctcactaggagagtgaacaagctagctttcaagttggggtaagcagtgtttccaattaatagcacagtaactgatggtttggggttattctttctaaatcagtaatcgcattattttaatggatgttactaatccaagaggttgtgtgagaaaataaacatattttttattatgttactgtctcagttgttactattgaaccttcatagtgtgacatatAGGATTGTTATGACTGTGTCCCCCACCACAGCACCTATGTGAGTCGTCCAGAGATTCCTACATCCCTGGCTCTGCACTCTGTGAGCAGTTTCCTGAATGCTTGGTTGCCGTGGACTTGATTGGTGCCAAGAGCCCTACAACACCCCCCTGGGagacaaaaaacaaggaacataatTGCACACTAACTGGGCCAAGTATGACACCTACAGAccatggctctgttctcaccacacacagcctcagaaccaagatccctgcaccaccagagctctgccaagccccacagcctgccaccctgaatcacccaggccccaggactgtaactctgcctctgcctcagtctctgccctactccctccaaaacactatgagtgactttacagatgtctttgagaagaaaggagaagaaacgcTACAATATGACCTATGACACATATGACTGTCACGTTGACCTGATGCCAAGAAAGGAGGTGCCTTGCCACCCTGAATTAGCAGCCTTCAAAGAATACCTCAAGGACAATCTGGCACAGTGGTTTATCTACCTCTCCTACTGGCTCC
This Apteryx mantelli isolate bAptMan1 unplaced genomic scaffold, bAptMan1.hap1 HAP1_SCAFFOLD_40, whole genome shotgun sequence DNA region includes the following protein-coding sequences:
- the LOC136996435 gene encoding olfactory receptor 12D1-like; its protein translation is MDNQTEVRKFILLCLSNVQGLQKFLFILFLLLYLSSLLGNMAIMIVVVREPRLHTPMYFFLFNLSCLDIFYSTVTMPKMLAGFLSGHQGISYTGCLSQLHFFHFLGSSEALLLAVMAYDRYVAICNPLRYTLIMSPRACLQLAAATWATGFLHALMHTVMTSRLHFCGPNHIQHFFCDIKPLVRLACNSSQLNLGLLSIITGSLAIGPFVFTLLSYLYIFSFLRLKVQSKEGRRKAFSTCISHLTVVALLYVPVIFNYVPPSSGNSPRRDMIATLMYNIVTSVLNPLIYTLRNVEVKRALKRRLFSREFLAQKMFCLAACVG